The nucleotide window CAATACCGCCGAGTGTGAGCGTATAACCTTCGGCGAGTTGGTGCACATCAAAGCCGTATCCTATTCTAAAGTTCATCAAAGACATAATATAAGAATGTTTTAATCGTTTTTTTTATGGTGCAAAAATAAAACACTGTCGCCGCTTGCTTCATTTATTTTTGTAGAAGATATGATGAATTTATGCCTATGCAATTCAATTCTTTGTATTTTTGCCTTGCTTTTTTCGTTGGTATATTTTTATACATTTTTTACACTTTCATATTATGCTCAACACCGAACAAGCTGCTGCCGAACTGCGCGATACCGGTTTTGTATTGCTCAAAGGCATATTTTCCGAAGCCGAACTACAGCCACTGCGCCAACTCACCGACCGCATTGTGGCTTATGCCGAACAACATTTGGAAGATCCTTTGCCGATTATTATTTGCGGCATCGCTCCGATCAGGGCGTACTGTACGATTTGTTTCAGCGACACCCCGAATTTCAGGAGTGTAGCACGCAAAAAGGAGCTTTAGACGTGCTGGAAGGTGTGATAGGCAAAGATATATTTATGTACGAAAATTGTTTGGTATATAAGCCCAAAGGAAAAAACAACGCCGTGCCTTGGCATCAGGATTTCATCAATCGTCCCAATGAGCCGGTGAAATACATTTCGTGGGTGGCGATGGACGATGTGACGATAGACAACGGCGCGATGAAGCTCATTCCGGGTTTCGCACCGCAAGGGATTTTTACCGATGTATCGCGTAAAGGCGAAACCCACCACGACCGCATTAAGCCCGAATACATAGAAGAAGACAAAGCGCAGTATGTGACGATGCAAGCGGGCGATG belongs to Sphingobacteriales bacterium and includes:
- a CDS encoding phytanoyl-CoA dioxygenase family protein, translating into MRHRSDQGVLYDLFQRHPEFQECSTQKGALDVLEGVIGKDIFMYENCLVYKPKGKNNAVPWHQDFINRPNEPVKYISWVAMDDVTIDNGAMKLIPGFAPQGIFTDVSRKGETHHDRIKPEYIEEDKAQYVTMQAGDALLFNQLVVHSSDLVNSTKPRRAFRASYQSFEQR